From Glycine max cultivar Williams 82 chromosome 11, Glycine_max_v4.0, whole genome shotgun sequence, the proteins below share one genomic window:
- the LOC100819451 gene encoding UPF0496 protein At2g18630: MMGGQSSKIPSSSDVPTPIKMGTHSLYAADLSSYEAACVEDPNLQSLDATIQERTNRVITSLAQGIEVHSISIESLGEVTGSLLEMNQDVAKVILECKQDIWNKKDRELFSLVEDFFENSLQTLEFCNALDKCLNRARERHVIVKSAITCFEEEVQNGVEGSTYLKTLQELKGFKEAGDPFTEEFYSLFQSVYQQQASMLKKLQIRKQKLDKKLKSLKTLKRVSNAIFVAAFVSVLIFSVVAAAIAAPPVVTALAGALAVPIGSVGKWCNSLFKRYETALKGQRELIISMQVGTYITLVDLKHIQVRIDQLEINIESMLQSSDFALRNEDAVKFAIDEIKKNIDTFAETIEALSKQADECSRQIRRARTMVVKKIINYTNTS; encoded by the coding sequence ATGATGGGGGGTCAATCCAGTAAGATACCTAGCAGTAGTGATGTTCCAACACCCATCAAAATGGGTACCCATTCTCTGTATGCGGCTGATTTGAGTTCTTATGAGGCGGCATGTGTTGAAGATCCAAACTTGCAATCCTTAGATGCTACAATTCAGGAGCGCACCAACAGGGTGATCACCTCGCTTGCCCAAGGGATTGAGGTTCATTCCATATCGATTGAGTCACTAGGGGAAGTGACTGGTAGTTTGCTTGAAATGAATCAGGATGTTGCCAAAGTCATTCTAGAGTGTAAGCAAGATATATGGAACAAGAAGGACAGGGAGCTCTTCTCCTTGGTGGAGGACTTCTTTGAAAATAGCCTCCAGACATTGGAATTCTGCAATGCTCTTGATAAATGCTTGAATCGAGCACGCGAAAGGCATGTTATAGTTAAGTCTGCAATTACCTGTTTTGAGGAAGAGGTGCAAAATGGGGTTGAAGGGTCCACTTATTTGAAGACATTGCAAGAGCTTAAGGGTTTCAAGGAAGCCGGGGACCCCTTCACCGAAGAGTTTTATTCCTTGTTTCAGTCAGTTTATCAACAGCAGGCATCAATGCTGAAGAAATTGCAAATCAGAAAGCAAAAGCTTGATAAGAAACTGAAGTCCCTGAAGACATTGAAGAGGGTGTCAAATGCCATTTTCGTGGCTGCTTTTGTGTCTGTTTTGATTTTCTCGGTGGTGGCAGCTGCAATTGCTGCACCACCTGTTGTAACTGCTTTGGCTGGTGCATTGGCTGTTCCTATAGGCTCAGTGGGGAAATGGTGTAACTCTCTTTTTAAGCGATATGAGACAGCTTTAAAGGGCCAAAGAGAATTAATCATTTCGATGCAGGTTGGCACTTACATTACATTGGTGGACTTGAAGCACATTCAGGTGCGCATTGACCAATTGGAAATAAACATAGAGTCCATGTTGCAGAGTTCTGATTTTGCTCTTAGAAATGAGGATGCTGTAAAGTTTGCGATTGATGAGATTAAGAAGAATATAGACACTTTTGCAGAGACCATTGAGGCTTTGAGTAAGCAAGCTGATGAATGTAGTCGGCAGATAAGGAGAGCAAGGACAATGGTTGTGAAAAAGATTATTAATTACACAAACACTAGCTGA